From the genome of Deltaproteobacteria bacterium:
CTCTTCGGTGTAGCGCGTTATGACGCCATGATCGATTCTCACTTGCATGCCGTATGCACGGAATGCGGGCGAATAGACGACGTTCCCGCGAAATCCGTTCCCTTTTCCGAGTTTCTAGAAATTCCGGTTGACGATATACATGTTCAATCGGTTTCGTTGCATTTACTCGGTCTTTGTGATGCATGCAAGGAACGGGAAAAGCTTAAAAGTATGAGGTAGTTCGACGCCCGCAGGACGTCCGTGAATTTCAAAAATATCTATCAATGATCCAATAAACGAGAAACATTTTAAATACCATCAGGAGGCCTGGTAATGGCGACAGAAGAAACCAAAGCTGCGGCGATTGTTAAAGAAAAAAAGGAAAAGCCGAAAGTTTCGGAATTGACCATAGACAGCGCATCGGCGAAGATGATCGAGAAGGCGCGTAAGGAAGGCGTCGAGACGATCTTCGA
Proteins encoded in this window:
- a CDS encoding transcriptional repressor, whose amino-acid sequence is MQSPLELIQTSGLMVTPQRVAILEALLEEHCHPSPELIYKRVSALFPRMSLATVYNALDRFEEVGLVRKVNALFGVARYDAMIDSHLHAVCTECGRIDDVPAKSVPFSEFLEIPVDDIHVQSVSLHLLGLCDACKEREKLKSMR